The following proteins are co-located in the Anas platyrhynchos isolate ZD024472 breed Pekin duck chromosome 1, IASCAAS_PekinDuck_T2T, whole genome shotgun sequence genome:
- the TSPAN9 gene encoding tetraspanin-9 isoform X2, with protein MARGCLCCLKYMMFLFNLIFWLCGCGLLGVGIWLSVSQGNFATFSPSFPSLSAANLVIAFGTVIMVTGFLGCLGAIKENKCLLLSFFIVLLIILLTELILLILFFVYMDKVSESAKKDLKEGMKLYNSENNVGLKNAWNIIQAEMKCCGVNDFTDWYPVLGENTVPDRCCTENSQDCGRNSTELVWKTGCYERVMTWFDENKHVLGSIGMCILIMQILGMAFSMTLFQQIHRTGKKYDA; from the exons TTATGTGGCTGTGGGCTCCTGGGCGTGGGCATCTGGCTGTCAGTGTCACAAGGAAACTTCGCCACATTTTCTCCTAGCTTTCCATCTCTTTCAGCTGCCAACCTAGTCATTGCCTTTGGCACAGTCATCATGGTGACCGGCTTTCTGGGCTGCCTGGGTGCTATCAAGGAAAACAAGTGCCTACTTCTGAGT ttTTTCATCGTTTTGCTGATAATTCTCCTGACAGAGCTGATATTActgattttgttctttgtttataTGGACAAG GTCAGTGAGAGCGCAAAGAAGGATTTAAAGGAAGGTATGAAGCTGTACaattcagaaaataatgttGGACTGAAAAATGCGTGGAATATCATTCAAGCAGAG ATGAAATGCTGTGGTGTAAATGACTTTACGGACTGGTACCCAGTGCTGGGGGAAAACACTGTCCCAGACAGATGTTGTACAGAAAACTCCCAAGACTGTGGACGGAATTCTACTGAATTAGTGTGGAAAACG GGATGTTACGAGAGAGTTATGACGTGGTTTGATGAGAATAAGCATGTCCTTGGTTCGATTGGGATGTGCATCCTTATAATGCAG aTTCTTGGCATGGCCTTCTCCATGACACTCTTCCAGCAGATTCACAGGACTGGCAAAAAATATGATGCCTAA